The genomic region CGGCGATGCGGCCCGCGCCATGCGTCGGTGCATGATTGTTGTCGAGCAGCTGCATGCTCACGAACAGGTCCGTGCCGACCATCACCATCTGGTCCATCTCGGGAATGCCGTCGCCATCGAAGCCGGACAGGTCGATGTGGCCCTTGATCAGCGTTTTGCACGCCGGGTCGACCTGCGAATGCAGCAGCACGTCCGGATCGATGACGAACAGACTGTCACCGCGGTATGGCGTGACGTAACCCTTGCTCCCCGACACCAGCAGCACATCCTGCGGATTCGCGCCGCCCTCGTCGCGGATTCCGCCATTGACGCTGCATTCCTTGACGTTCGGAAGCGACGGTTTGTCGACGTCGAGAAACTGAAGCGTATTCCAGGGCGTCCGGTTGATGACGATCGGAACTCCCGATGGCGCGCGAACGACGGCATCGGTGCTGAGCGCGCCGAGACGGACCGAGACGCTTCTCTTCGTGACGTCCTCGGGACCGAGCGCGACCACCGCAAGGCCGGCAGAGCTGAAATCGATCGGCGCGGTCGTCACCACGGCGCGAGTCGCCGTGGCGCCGAGGCACGACGGGATCACGCCCTCGACCGACTTGCGAAGAATGTCGAGCGCATCACTCGCCGTGAGCTTGCCGTCGCCTTGCGGCGAGGGCCATACGTCTCCGCGCCGGTCGTACTTCGAGGCGACGGCGTAGCGCAGCGTCTGCAGGCCGTCACTGGCCTTGAAGAAACCGTCGCCGGTGACGTCGCCGCAAAGCGCCGCGTGCGCAGGCGCGGCGCCGATGGCGAGCCAGCACCACAGCGCGGCAGCGCACGCACGCTCAGTGCGCATCATTCGAATGTTGCGCATGGTGCACATCCTCTGCGGGAAGCTGCCCGGGAGCCGCGGACCAGCTCAGCGTCGCGTAGAAGGCGCGTCCGGGAAGCGGAAATCCGATCTGGTCCGGCACCAGCGAATCGGTGATGTTGTCGGCCTCCACCGTCAGGCGAAGGCCCTTCCAGAACGGCCCGTACACGACCGATACTCCCTGCACCGTGCGCGTGGAGATCGAATCGATGTTCTCGCTGTCGAGATAATGCTTGCCGGTCACGTCGATGTCGTATGCCAGCACGAACGGTCCATGGCTCCAGCTGACACGCGCCCAGCCTTCGTGCGGCGCGAGGCCGGCAAGGTCTTTGCCGTGGACGAACTCCCCGTCGGAACGGTTCTCGGCATCCTGGAACGTGTAGTTTGCGGATAACGCGAAGCCGGCCGGCCCGTGCCATTCTGCACGCAACTCGTGGCCGCGGATGTGCGCGTTCTGTTCGTTGAACGCCTTGGCCGTGCGATCGAACGTGAGCTTCACGAGGATCACGTCGTCGATGTTGCTGCCGAAGTACGCGTAGCCGATCGCGAGCTTTCCCAGCGGCTCGCGTTCGCCGGTCCACTCGAAGCCGGCGTCCCATGCGATGCCGGATTCCGGCTGGAGGCCGGGATTCCCGACCGTGAAACCGGTATTGCCATACAACTCGCCGAACGTGGGCGGACGAAAGTACGACGACACGTTCGACTTGATCGCAAGCCCCGCGACCGGTTCCCACCGCACGCCCGCATGCGGATCGGTGGAGTGATCCGAGTCGTGGCTGCCCGCTCCGCGGATCGACGAATCGAAGGAGTTCCACAGCTGCTGGTGGCGAAGCTGAAACGTGACGGTCGTGTGGAGCGACGCGACCGTCCAGTCGTCGCCGGCGGCAATTGCCAGCGACGAGCGCGTTGCGTCCTGGTCGGTCGCTCCGTTCTGGTCGAACCCTTCCCAGCTGTATTCCGCGCTCCCGGCAAACCAGTGCGTTTTGCCGACGGGGCGTCCCCATTTTCCCGCGGTGGTCGAAGTGGTCGTCTCTGCGGTGTTGTCGAATGCGCGGAAGTCGGTGTCGGACAGCCTCTGCCGCTGCCAGTTCGCACTCTGTTCAATGTTCCAGCGACCGTCGGCGCCGCCGAGCGCGATCGCGCCGATTTCGCGCACGGTTTCCAGCTGCGTGTGCGAGCGAAATGCCGCCGCGAAGCCGGGCACGCCTTCGTCTTTGTAAAACACCTGGTTGCGCAGCTGCAGCCGCGCGCTGCCGACATCGCGCCGCCAGCGCAGCAGCGAGTCGATCGCATCGCTGTGGTTGTTGCGGCGCTTGCGGACTTCGTCGTCGTTCGGGTTGTTGACCGCGCCTTCATCCTTGAACTCGAAATCGCCGTCGGTCGTGCGGTACGCCGCGAACGCCGAGGCGTTTCCGCCGGCCAGCGGCCCTGCGCCGCCGGCGTTGACCTTGGCCGAACCGAACGAGCCGCCGCCCACGGCTGCGCTCGCTGTCGCGTGATCCGGATCGCGCGTGATCACATTCACCACGCCTGCGGCCGACGACGGCAACAGGCCCACCGGCGCGAACCCCCGGTAGACCTCGATGCGCTCGACCGTATCGAACGGCAGATCGGCCAGGTTCACGACACTGTCGGATGCGCGTCCGAGCGGCACGCCGTCGAGAAGGATGCGCAGCTGACCGGACGGCGCACCGCGGATCGACAATGTTGCGAAATCGTCGCGGCCGCCCTGCCGGCGAAGCTGCGCGCCGACGCTCTGGCCAAGCAGCTCTGCCGGAGACTGAAAGCTCCGCCATGTCGGCTCCGCGAAAATCGTTTCGCCGAACGCGGCGACGTCGTCGGGCGTTTCGAAGCTGCGCTCGGGTAAGGCCGCGTCGCCCTGCTTGCCGGCATCGACGACGATCGGAGGCAGCTCGCTTGCCGGTGCATCGGAAACGTCGTCGGGCGGTGCTCCGCCTGTGTCGTCGGCTGCGATGCTTCCCGGGGTCGCATCGGCAGCGTTCGCCATCACAGGCGCTGCAAACAGAAACGCGAGCAGGACCACGACCGCGCGGCGAGCGGCGCGCCGCCATCGCGACATCGGGATGGAGAAGTTGCTGTCGAAGGTTCGTGGTCGCGTACGCAAAGCCGGCGAACCGTAGGGATGCGGGGCAATGGAGTCAACAAGCGCGACGTGCCTCCGCTTTGACAGCCGTCAACCGGCAACCTAAGAGCCCGCCGTGGCTTCGATTGCCGGCAAGGGAATTTCCATCCTCGGCTCGACCGGCTCGATCGGCACCCAGACGATCTCCCTGCTCGAACGTTTCCCCGACCGCTTCCGCGTCGTTGCGCTTGCCGCCGGCCGCCGCGCTGCCGATCTCAAGGATCAGACGCTCCGCATGAAGCCTTCGGTGATCGCCGTTGCCGAAGCTTCGGACGCAGTCGAGCTCGAGCGCGCGCTGGGCAGCGAAATGGGCGCAGCGGCGCCCCGCGTTTTCTCCGGTCGCGAAGGACTCCTGCAGGTTGCCACGGCGCCGGGCACCGACGTTCTCGTCTCCGCTCTCGTCGGAGCGGCCGGCCTCGTGCCGACGCTCGCCGCGATCGACGCAGGAATCGACATCGCGCTTGCCAACAAGGAAGTGATGGTGGTCGCCGGCGAGCTCGTTCAGCGCCGCGCGCGAACATCCGGAAGCCGGCTGCTGCCGGTCGACAGCGAGCACAACGCGGTCTTCCAGGCACTGGCCGGTCGTGAACGCAGCCACGTGCGCAAGATCGTGCTGACGGCGTCCGGCGGACCGTTCCGCCAGCACACCGCCGATCAGCTTCGCAGCGTGACGCGCGCCGAAGCGCTCCGGCATCCGACCTGGAACATGGGCGACAAAATCACGATCGATTCCGCCAGCCTGATGAACAAAGGACTGGAAGTGATCGAGGCGCGCTGGCTGTTCGACGTCGTGCCCGAAGACATCGAGGTACTCGTGCATCCGCAGAGCATCGTGCACGCGCTGGTGCGCTACCACGACGAATCGGTCATCGCCGTGCTTGCTCTTCCCGACATGGCCATTCCGATCGCCTACGCGCTCGCATGGCCCGACGTGCTCGAGCTCGGCCATCTTCCGCGCCTCGATCTGGCCACGACCGGCACGCTCACGTTCGCGGCGCCGGACCTCGAGCGCTTTCCGTGCCTCGGGCTTGCGTACCGCGCGCTCGCGGCGGGCGGCGCGATGCCGGCGGTGCTCAATGCGGCCAACGAAGTTGCGGTCTCGCGCTTTCTTGCCGGAGACATCGGATTTCCGGACATCGCCGCATCGGTGGCGTCGAGCATGGACGGCTTCGAAAGCGGCGACTGCGATTCCATCGATGCGCTTCTGTCGGCCGATGCGTGGGCGCGCAAGGCGGCGGCGGGATGGTGCCCGGTGCGCGCAGCCTCGTGAAGAAAATAACGCGAAAAGAAAGGCTCGCACGCGCGCCGCGCCCGGCGGACCCGGTTGTCGCTCGAACCGCCGCTGCGCCGGCCGTCCCTTCGCCGGCCGCGCCGCCGGACCGGCTCACGGCGATGCTGCCGGCGTTCGCGCTGGTCGTCGTCGCGGTCTTTGCGATCCGCCGCCTCGACGACTTCGACACGTGGTGGCACCTCGCGTCCGGACGCTGGATCGTCCAGCATCACGCCATCCCGCACACCGACGTCCTTTCGTTCACGGTTCCGCAGAACGAATGGATCAACCTGCAGTGGCTTTACGACGTGCTGCTTTACGGCATGTGGAGTCTCGGCGGGGCAAGCGGCCTCGTGCTGCTGTCGGCGGCCTGCTTCATTGCCACGTTCGCGCTGCTGGCGCGCCACATTGCGCGCTACACCGGTCCGATCGCGACGACTCTTCTGCTGTGCTGGGTCGCCACCACCGTCAACGAGCGCTTCCTGATCCGCCCGGAGATGGCGACGTTTCCGCTGCTCGCGGCGGTCCAGCTCGTGCTTGCCGAAGGTCGCGAGCGGCCGTCGCGGCTTCGCTGGCTCGTGCCGCTGATGGTGCTGTGGGCGAACATGCACTCGCTGTTCATCCTCGGCGCCGGCGCGATCCTGTGTGCGATGGCCGGCGCGCTCGCCGCCGAGCTGCCGCTGATGCCGCCCGGCTGGCGCCGCGACAGCGCATGGCCCGCTGCCGCGCGCCGCGAGCTGTTCGTGTGGGGCGGCGTCGCGCTCGCCGCGACGCTCGTCAATCCGTATTTCCTGCGGGCTCTGACGTTTCCGTTCGAGCTGATCTCGCGCATCGACGGATCGAACGGCATCTACCAGGTCATCGGCGAATTCCGTCCTCCATTCTCCGGATACTTCCTGACGTTCGCGCTCGGGTCGTACCAGGCGTTCGTCTATACCGCGGCCGCTCTTGCCGTCGTTGCCGGCGCGATGCGGGCGTTCGCAGGACCGCCGTCACGCGGCGACCGCACACCGCCGCTGCCGGGCGAACGCGCCGGGTTCGACGTCGCCGTCGTGGTTTTCGCAATCGCGCTGGGATGGCTCTCGCTGCTGGCGCGCAGGAACATCGGCGTATTCGCGGTCGGAGCCGTGCCGTTCGTGGCGGCCGCGTTCGCAATCATCCAGTCGAAGCTGCCCTCTGTGAGCCTGCGCTCGCAGGCTGCGAGTCGCGCGGCGACGGCCGCAGCGGTTGCCGGCATGCTCGCGATCTGCGCGCTCGTGATGACCAACCGCTGGTATGCGTCGACCGGGGAGACGCACGAGTTCGGTCTGGGAATCCTCGAGTCGAACTTCCAGCCGCGTGCCACCGAGTTCTTCCGCGAGACCAGGCTGCCGGGCCCGATGTACAACGACATGACGGCGGGCGGATATCTGACGTGGGACGACCCGACGGGAAAAGGCGTCTACGTCGACGGCCGTCTCGAAGTCTACGACACGCCGTTTTTCAGCGCGTACCTTTCGAACATGGCCAACATTGACGCCTGGACGAAAGACGCCGATGCACGCGGGATCCAGAGCGTGATGCTCTTCCACCGCTGGGGAAACCGCCAGTCGCTGCTTCGCGCGCTGACGTCGACCCGTCACTGGATGCTCGTGTACTACGATGACACCGTTGCGACGCTGGTTCGGGCCGATGCCAACGAGGATGTCGTCGCCGCCGCACGCACGGCGTTCTCGTCGACCTGGCGACCGAGGACCGAAGCGACGCTGTCGGGCCCCGAGATGACGTATTCGTGGCAGTGGAGCATCGCGCGCTATACGGGACAGCTTGCTTACGCGCGCCTGCTGGAGACGATCGGCGATCGCCGCAGCGCGCTCGAATGGTTCGAAAAGGCGATTGCGACCGGCATGCCCGTCGACTTCGAAGTCGACGCGCGCCACAGCGCCGCACAGCTCCTTGCGGCGTCCGGGCAGCTCGCACAGGCGCGCATGCATCTCGTAAGGGCCAACGAGCTCGATCCCTCCAACGAGTCCACGCGCGCGATGCTGACCAAGCTCGATGCCATCGCCCACTGACAGGACGACGCCGGCCTTCTCGAGGCCGGTGCTGGTGACCGGCGCCGCCGGGTTTGTCGGCGCGAACCTTGTGCGGCACTACGCGGCGCGCGGCGCGCGAGTGGTTGCGGCCGGCCACGACGATTCTCCGGCATGGCGGCTCGAGGCCGTGCCGGAAAACGTCGAGAAGACCCACGTCGACGTGTGCTCGGCGGGCGAGGTCCGCCACCTTCTCGAAGAAGTCGCGCCGGAGGTGATCCTGCACTGCGCCGCATTCGGAGCGTATCCCGGCCAGACCGATGCGGAGCGGATTCATCACGTCAACTATGACGGCGTCCGCTACATGCTCGAGGAAGCGCGCCGGCTCGACGGGCTGCGTGCGTTCGTGCAGATGGGCACGTCGTCGGAATACGGCGCTAACTGCTCCGCACCGACGGAAGACGCACCGACGGCGCCCGACAGCGATTACGCGGTATCAAAGGTGGCCGCGACGGCGCTGGTCCGGTTTCATGCGCTCAAGCACGGACTGCCGGCGTGGGTGCTTCGGCTGTACTCCATCTATGGTCCGTTCGAGGACGTCTCGCGCCTGGTCCCGCGTCTGATCGAAGAAGCCCGGCGCGGACGACTGCCGGCGCTGGTCGATCCGGGCATTTCGCGCGACTATCTGTACATGGGCGACGTCTGCGACGCGTGCGATGCGGTCATCGAGCGCGCCGGCAGCGGTCTCGCGCCCGGCGAGATCTTCAACATCGGCAGCGGGCGCAAGACTACGCTGGAGGAGATCGTCGCGATCGTGCGCGGGCTGTTCGGGGTGAGTGTCGAGCCGCAGTGGGGCTCGATGCCCAACCGCCGATGGGATCACTCCGACTGGTACGCGAATCCGGCCAAAGCGGACGAGCTGCTCGGCTGGAAGGCGACGACGGCGCTCGAGAACGGACTGCGTGCGACCTCCGAATGGATGGACCGCGAGCGGACGCTGCTCGAGCTCGCGCATCGGCACAGCGTCGAACAGGCACCTGCATGACGCCGCCGCCGCCGGAATCTCCTGCCGCCTTTCCGATCTCGCGCGGTTCGCTCGCCGGACTATCTGCAGATGCGATCGCGGTGCGGCGCCTGTTTCTGACGATGCACCACGGCGCGCGCGCCGGGCACATCGGCACGGGCCTTTCGTGCATCGATCTGCTGCTGTTCCTGTACAGGCGACATCTGGCCGTGGGCGACGTGTTCGTGCTCAGCAAAGGGCACGGAGTCTCTGCGCTTTACGCGACCCTGCGTCATATCGGCCGTCTCTCCGGTGAAGAGCTGGCGACGTATTACAAGGATGGAACGGTGCTCGCCGCGCATCCCGTGGCGGGCGCGCTCGGGGAGATTCCGGCAGCCACCGGCTCGCTCGGACACGGCCTCCCGATGGCCTGCGGGGTGGCTCTTGCGCATCGCACGCAGCACCAGTCGCGCACGCGATGCGTCTGCCTGCTGTCCGACGGCGACTGCAACGAAGGATCCACCTGGGAGGCGGCCGCGTTCGCGTCCCATCATCACCTCGGCAACCTGACCGTCGTCGTCGACCGCAACGATCTGCAGGGATTCGGTGCGACCCGCGACGTGCTCGACATGGAACCGTTCGCCGACAAGTGGCGCGCGTTCGGCTTCGACGTGCGAACCATAGACGGCCACGATTTTGCCCAGATGGACGCCGCGATGACTCGAGCAACCGATTCGGTTGCGCCGCTGTGCGTGATCGCGCAGACGAGGAAAGGCTGCGGGATCTCGTTCATGGAGAACCGTCTCGAGTGGCACTACCTGCCGATGAGCGACGAGCAGTTCCGCCTCGCTCTTGCCGAGCTCGACGAAGCCGAACGCCGGCTGCCGAACGCCGATGCGAGCTCCGGGAGCGCGCAGTGAGAGTCGCGTTCACCGAGGCCGTCGATTCGATACTGGTGCGCGATGCGCGCGCGATGTTTTTTTCCGGCGATCTCGGCTTCCAGGCGTTCGAAGGCCTGGCCGCGCACCTCGGGCCGCGCTTCATCAATGCCGGCGTTGCGGAGCAGAACATGATCGGCGTCGCCGCCGGCGTGGCGCTGACCGGGATTCCGGTCTGGGTGTATTCGATCGCACCGTTCGCGACGCTGCGCTGCCTCGAGCAGATCCGCAACGACGTCTGCCTGCACGACCTCCCGGTGCGCATCGTCGGCAACGGCGGCGGTTACACCTACGGGATCATGGGCTCGACGCATCATGCGCTCGAGGACCTGGCCGTGCTCAAGGCGCTGCCGAACATGCAGCTGTTCTTCCCGTGCTCGAACAATCACGTGGCAGCCGCTGTCGAGACGATGCACGGCCTCGGCGGGCCGTCGTATCTGCGCCTGGCGATCTCCGGTTTCCCGAGCGATGCGCCGCCACTTTCGGAGAACTCGCAGACCCTGACGCGCGTATATCGCCGCCGTACCGCCGCCGGAGGAGTGACGATCATCGGCGCGGGCCACGGCGTGCAGATCGCGCTGTCGGCGCTCGCGCTCGGCCTCGACGCCGTCAACGCCGACATCTTCGGGATTGCGCGTTTCCCGCTGCGCATGGATCTCGAAGAGGATCTGGTGCGCAGTGTTTCGGAAACCGGCCGCGTGCTCTTCATCGAGGAGCACTACGCCGCGGGCGGCATCGGCGAGTCCATGCGGCTTGCTCTCGGCGCCCGCGCCCGCGAGTTCGTCCTCCTCGCGGCGGAATATTCGCGCGACCAGAAATACGGATCGGCGGCGTTTCACCTGCGCCAGTGCGGAATGACTCCCGAGCGCGTTGCGGAGCTCGCCGCCGTGCTCGCGAGCGGCTCGGGAGCCGTTGCATGACGAGCCCCGAACAGAGGGAGGCGCTGCTCGAAGCCCGCTGGTGCACGCTGTGCGGGCCCGGCGCTGCAAAGAAAGAGCTTTATCCGGCCAGGTTCGCCGACGGGGATCTGAGCGCTCCGGTCTTTTCCGCGCGGCGCTCGCCGGACGGTTGCCACTTCCGCCTCGTCGAATGTGCCGGCTGCGGCATGATCTTCTCCGATCCGGCGTGTCCGCCGGAGACGCTCGGCGAGCTGTATGCTGCAAGCGATGTCACCTACGGCCCGCAGGAACAGCAGATCTACGACTCGTACGCACCGATTCTCGACCGCGCGGCGTCGCGACTTGCGCGGCGCGGGGCGTTCGTCGAGATCGGCGGCGGATCCGGTTTCATGCTGAAGTATGCCGCACCGGCCGGCTTTTCGTCTGCGCTCGAGATCGAACCGAGCGCCGACGCCGAACGGCGCTTCGTGGCGCCGTCGCCGCACGCCCGCTTCGTGCGCAGCATGATGACGGACGCGCTGCTGCCCGAATCGTCGGCGAGCCTGATATGCTTCTTCCAGATGCTCGACCACCTGCCGGACCCTCTGGCGTTCCTCAAGGCCGTCTGGCGTGCACTCGAACCCGGCGGTGTCGCGGTCTGCGTCACGCACGATACGTCGGGGCTCGCGACGCGCCTGCTCGGAGAATCGAGCCCGATCTTCGACATCGAGCACACGTACCTGTTCAACCACGACAACCTTTCGCGGCTGTTCTCGGCGGCCGGCTTCGATCGCATCGAAACCTTTGCCGTGGCCAACGACTATTCGATCCGTTACTGGCTCGGGCTCGCGCCGCTGCCGGCAGCGCCGAAGGGCGCGCTCCTGCGCACGCTCGAGCTTGCCGGAGTCGCCGACCGGCGGCTGCGCCTGAGGCTCGGCAACGTCGGCGCCATCGCCCGCAAACCACAACATGACTGAACCTTTCAAGCTGAGCGCGATCATCGCGTGTTACCGCGACGAGCAGGCAATCCCGGTGATGGCCGAGCGGCTCGAGGCCACGTTCGCGAAGATCGGCTGCGACTACGAGATCATCTTCGTCAACGACGGCAGTCCCGACGATTCGCAGGCGGTCCTCGAGCGCCTCGCTTCCGCCAACCATCGCATCAAGGTGATCACGCACAGTCGCAACTTCGGCTCGCAGAATGCGTTCACGAGCGGCATGGCACGGGCGACCGGCGATGCGTGCGTGCTGCTCGACGGCGACCTGCAGGATCCGCCCGAGCTGATCGAAGACTTCGCACGAAAGTGGCGCGAAGGCTTCGACGTCGTCTACGGCGTCCGCACGCAGCGCGAAATGGCCTGGAGGAACGAGGTTCTCTACAAGGCGTTCTACCGGCTTTTCCAGCGCGTTGCGTACATCCGCGTGCCGGCCGATGCCGGCGACTTTTCGCTGATCGACCGCCGGGTGATGAACATCCTGAACGACCTTCCCGAGCGCGACCGGTTCCTGCGCGGGCTGCGGGCATGGACCGGCTTCCGCCAGACCGGCATTCCGTACCTGCGTCCGGAGCGCATGTTCGGCCGCTCGACGAACAACTTGCTGGCGAATCTTCGCTGGGCGCGAAAAGGCATCTTCTCGTTCTCCTATCTCCCGCTCGAGCTGATCTCGTACGCCGCTGCGCTCGTCGCCGTCCTGTCGGCCGTGGCGATCGTGCTGCAGATCATCGGACGGATTCTCGACCCGACGGTTCCTCGCGGCGTCAGCACGATCATCGTCGTGTGCCTGTTCCTCGGCGCGATCCAGCTGATCAGTCTTGCGTTCATCGCCGAGTATCTGGGCCGCGTGTTCGAGGAGGTCAAAGGCCGCCCGCGCTACATCGTGGCGCGCACGCTCAATCTGGAAGACGGCGCGGGCGATGCACCGGGCTCGCGCGGCGCCGGTGATGCGCGGGTGCCGGCGAAGTGACGGCCGAAAAGCGACGTCGACGCGTGCCGAAGGCCGCTACTGCGCCCGCCAGGGAACAGGCCGCGCCAGTTGCTGCGCCGCCGCCGCCACGGCCGCGCGCGTCGATCCTTCACGTCGTGGCCGGGCTCGCGCTGATGGCCGTGTTCGCCGTGCAGGCCATCGTGGCCTCGCACCGCGATTCGGTGACGATCGACGAGTTTGCGCATCTGCCGGTCGGGCTGAACGCGCTGCTGCACGCCGACTTCCGCGTCGATCCGGTCAACGCGCATCTCGCCCGCATGTTCATTGCGCTTCCGCTGCTCGCCGATCCGCCGGCGTTCTCGCCCGAGCCCGGCATGAACGTGAACCAGCTCGGCTACCAGTTCATGGAGCTCAACGGGAAACGCTACCAGGAAATTTACGAGAAAGTCCGGCCGATGGTCGTGCTGCTCGCACTCTTCGCGGCGACCGTCATGGCGAAGTGGGCATACGACCTGTACGGCAGCCATGCGGCACTGGCCGCTGTCGGACTGTTCGCGTTCTCGCCGTCGCTGCTCGCGCACGGACACCTCGTCACCGTCGACGTTGCGGGCACGCTCGGGTTCCTGCTCGCTCTGTATGCGAACTGGAAGTTCCTCGAGACTCCGACGGTGCGGCGGGCGGTATGGCTCGGCGTTGCCGCCGGCGGCGCGAACCTCTTCAAGCTGTCGGGCGCAGTGCTCCTGATGATGATCGTTCCGACGTGGATCATCCGCATGACGCTCGCCCGTTACGCTCGCCTTCCGGCGCGCGAGTGGGCCAGGCTGATTGCCGTGGTCGGCGCCGTCGCGCTCGTGACGCTCAACGCGGGATATGCGTTCGACGGCACGTTTGGCCTGCTGCGCGATGCGACGCTCACGCCGGGTGGAAGGCTTGCGCGCGTCGCGGCCGCGATGCCGTGGCTGAGGCTTCCGCTGCCTCGTCCGTTTCTCGACGGGATCGACGTCGTGCTCGAGGTCGGCAAGGGCCATGACCCGTCGTATTTCCTGGCAGGAGAGCTGTCGGCGGACGGATGGTGGTACTATCACCTGGCTGCATTCTCGGCGAAGTGCCCGCTGCCGGTGCTCGCGGCGATCGTCTTCGCGATGGTCGCGTGGCTCGTCGGCCGCGGCCGCAGCCGGAGCGATTACGCGGTGTTCGTTCCGGTGATCGTGCTGTTCGCGGCCAACTCGGCGTTCAACTCGCTACAGATCGGAGAGCGTCACGTGCTGCCGGCGTATCCGCTGCTTTTCATCGGCGTCTCGCCGTGGCTCGCGTCGGCGCTGGCGAGCATGCCATGGCGCGCATCGCGCGATGTCCGCGATGCGGCAGCCGCCGAAACGCCGCCGCCAAAACGAGATTCGACGACGCGAGATCCTGCCGCAGCCGGACCGGCTGCAATGATGCGAGCGTGGCTGCCGTTCGCAGCTGCGGCGGGTGTTTTCGTCTGGACGATCTGGGGCACGATCGCGGTCGCGCCGCGATATCTTCAGTTCTTCAATGAAGCTGCCGGCGGACCCGAGCGCGGGCACCGCGTACTGATCGATTCGAACATCGACTGGGGCCAGGACCTGATCCGCCTGCGCGAGTACATGGACGAGAAGCATCTCGATCGCATCTCGCTCGCATACTTCGGCCGCGTCGATCCGCAGATCTACGGCATCCGCTTCAGTCCGCTCGAGCGCGGCATCTCGCACGGCCCGACCGCGATCTCGGCGTCGTTCCTGATGGGCCGGCCGTACTTCTGGATCCTTGGCGGCCGCATGCGCTGGGTGCCGTCGAGGACCTACGAGTGGCTGCAGGCTTACAAGCCGGTCGCGCGCGTCGGCTCGATGTTCGTGTTCGATCTTCCGTAACTTCAGTCGCCGAGCTGGTCGACCTCGAGCCCGAGCGTGCGCGCGACTTCCTCGCGATAGCGCCGCTGGATCTCGAGCGTGACCGGTCCGGGACGGCCGCTCGCGATCTTGCGGCGGCCGACTCGGACCACCGGAAGAACTTCGATCGCCGATCCGGTGATGAAGATTTCGTCGGCGCCCGCCAGATCCTCGACCGTGAAGCGCTCTTCCTTCGCTTTGGCGATTTTTTTTGCGATGCGGAGAACCTTGCTGCGCGTGACGCCGGGCAGCAGCCCGGCGGAAACGGGTGCCGTGCGCACCACGCCGCCACGGACGATGAAGACGTTGCTGGTCGTGCCTTCGAGCACGACGCTGCCGTGGCCGTTCATGCTGCCGTCGGTATGATAGATCGCCTCGTAGCAACCATGCTTGCGCGCTTCGGCGCGCGCCAGGATCGCCGGAAGGTAATTCAGCGACTTCACCTGGCGCTGGCGCTCGCAGACACCGGACCCGATGCTGAACGGATACACGGCGACTCCGTTCGCCTTCACCTCGCCGAGCTTCGGCTCGAGCGGCCGGTAGAGCATCAGCGTCGTCGGCTCGGCGGTGTCCTCGACGAGAAGGCTGACGGGGCCGTGGCCGCGCGTGATCGTCATGCGCACCGCGCCGTCGCTCTTCAGCATGCCGTTGAGACGTGCAAGCTCGGTGCAGCGCTTCTCCCATGGCTCGGAGGCGTCGAACGGGATGCCGATTTTTTTTGCGCTGCCCGCCATGCGCTCCAGGTGAGCGGCGAGCCCGTACGGCCGGCCTCGATACGTGCGCCACGTCTCGAACAGTCCTTCCCCGAATAGAAATCCCCGGTCGAGAGGTGAGATCCTCGCTTTCGCCACATCCACGAACTTTCCGTTCAACCAGCAACTCGCCTTCACGATCGTTCTCCTGCCCTGCGCAGCGCCG from Candidatus Limnocylindrales bacterium harbors:
- a CDS encoding TonB-dependent receptor; the encoded protein is MRTRPRTFDSNFSIPMSRWRRAARRAVVVLLAFLFAAPVMANAADATPGSIAADDTGGAPPDDVSDAPASELPPIVVDAGKQGDAALPERSFETPDDVAAFGETIFAEPTWRSFQSPAELLGQSVGAQLRRQGGRDDFATLSIRGAPSGQLRILLDGVPLGRASDSVVNLADLPFDTVERIEVYRGFAPVGLLPSSAAGVVNVITRDPDHATASAAVGGGSFGSAKVNAGGAGPLAGGNASAFAAYRTTDGDFEFKDEGAVNNPNDDEVRKRRNNHSDAIDSLLRWRRDVGSARLQLRNQVFYKDEGVPGFAAAFRSHTQLETVREIGAIALGGADGRWNIEQSANWQRQRLSDTDFRAFDNTAETTTSTTAGKWGRPVGKTHWFAGSAEYSWEGFDQNGATDQDATRSSLAIAAGDDWTVASLHTTVTFQLRHQQLWNSFDSSIRGAGSHDSDHSTDPHAGVRWEPVAGLAIKSNVSSYFRPPTFGELYGNTGFTVGNPGLQPESGIAWDAGFEWTGEREPLGKLAIGYAYFGSNIDDVILVKLTFDRTAKAFNEQNAHIRGHELRAEWHGPAGFALSANYTFQDAENRSDGEFVHGKDLAGLAPHEGWARVSWSHGPFVLAYDIDVTGKHYLDSENIDSISTRTVQGVSVVYGPFWKGLRLTVEADNITDSLVPDQIGFPLPGRAFYATLSWSAAPGQLPAEDVHHAQHSNDAH
- a CDS encoding 1-deoxy-D-xylulose-5-phosphate reductoisomerase; protein product: MASIAGKGISILGSTGSIGTQTISLLERFPDRFRVVALAAGRRAADLKDQTLRMKPSVIAVAEASDAVELERALGSEMGAAAPRVFSGREGLLQVATAPGTDVLVSALVGAAGLVPTLAAIDAGIDIALANKEVMVVAGELVQRRARTSGSRLLPVDSEHNAVFQALAGRERSHVRKIVLTASGGPFRQHTADQLRSVTRAEALRHPTWNMGDKITIDSASLMNKGLEVIEARWLFDVVPEDIEVLVHPQSIVHALVRYHDESVIAVLALPDMAIPIAYALAWPDVLELGHLPRLDLATTGTLTFAAPDLERFPCLGLAYRALAAGGAMPAVLNAANEVAVSRFLAGDIGFPDIAASVASSMDGFESGDCDSIDALLSADAWARKAAAGWCPVRAAS
- a CDS encoding NAD-dependent epimerase/dehydratase family protein, with product MPSPTDRTTPAFSRPVLVTGAAGFVGANLVRHYAARGARVVAAGHDDSPAWRLEAVPENVEKTHVDVCSAGEVRHLLEEVAPEVILHCAAFGAYPGQTDAERIHHVNYDGVRYMLEEARRLDGLRAFVQMGTSSEYGANCSAPTEDAPTAPDSDYAVSKVAATALVRFHALKHGLPAWVLRLYSIYGPFEDVSRLVPRLIEEARRGRLPALVDPGISRDYLYMGDVCDACDAVIERAGSGLAPGEIFNIGSGRKTTLEEIVAIVRGLFGVSVEPQWGSMPNRRWDHSDWYANPAKADELLGWKATTALENGLRATSEWMDRERTLLELAHRHSVEQAPA
- a CDS encoding transketolase; its protein translation is MTPPPPESPAAFPISRGSLAGLSADAIAVRRLFLTMHHGARAGHIGTGLSCIDLLLFLYRRHLAVGDVFVLSKGHGVSALYATLRHIGRLSGEELATYYKDGTVLAAHPVAGALGEIPAATGSLGHGLPMACGVALAHRTQHQSRTRCVCLLSDGDCNEGSTWEAAAFASHHHLGNLTVVVDRNDLQGFGATRDVLDMEPFADKWRAFGFDVRTIDGHDFAQMDAAMTRATDSVAPLCVIAQTRKGCGISFMENRLEWHYLPMSDEQFRLALAELDEAERRLPNADASSGSAQ